In Kineococcus rhizosphaerae, the following proteins share a genomic window:
- a CDS encoding MerR family transcriptional regulator: MTIGEVMAILSPEFDDLTISKIRFLEEQGLVEPGRTAAGYRKFSSDDVDRLRYVLSAQRDHYLPLKVIRENLEALDRGLELPEPVDAAPRVPGAPAVTGVPGADRFDGHAARLRLTRSELLRESGVEADLLDALEGFGVLSPAPGGPWYDGEALEVLRAAADLSAHGIEARHLRIFRSAADREVALAEQVAAPLQRSGQRSGSAEQAARADQVTREIAAACLRLHTALVAGALGRGTR, encoded by the coding sequence ATGACCATCGGGGAGGTCATGGCGATCCTCAGCCCCGAGTTCGACGACCTCACCATCTCCAAGATCCGCTTCCTCGAGGAGCAGGGTCTCGTCGAGCCGGGACGCACCGCGGCCGGCTACCGCAAGTTCTCCTCCGACGACGTCGACCGGCTGCGGTACGTGCTGTCCGCCCAGCGCGACCACTACCTGCCGCTGAAGGTGATCCGGGAGAACCTCGAGGCGCTCGACCGCGGACTTGAGCTCCCCGAACCGGTGGACGCCGCCCCGCGCGTGCCGGGGGCACCGGCCGTCACGGGCGTACCGGGAGCCGACCGCTTCGACGGGCACGCCGCCAGGCTGCGGCTGACCCGCAGCGAACTGCTGCGCGAGTCCGGCGTGGAGGCCGACCTCCTCGACGCCCTGGAGGGCTTCGGGGTCCTGTCACCCGCCCCTGGTGGTCCCTGGTACGACGGGGAGGCCCTGGAGGTCCTGCGGGCCGCCGCGGACCTGTCCGCCCACGGCATCGAGGCGCGCCACCTGCGGATCTTCCGCTCGGCGGCCGACCGCGAGGTCGCCCTCGCCGAGCAGGTCGCGGCGCCGCTGCAGCGTTCGGGGCAACGCTCCGGTTCGGCCGAGCAGGCCGCGCGCGCCGACCAGGTGACCCGCGAGATCGCCGCCGCCTGCCTGCGGCTGCACACCGCGCTCGTGGCCGGCGCCCTGGGGCGCGGCACGCGCTGA
- a CDS encoding ParA family protein, whose translation MISLAVCSAKGGVGKTSVVLGLASAALHRGTSALVVDLDPQADATSGLDVTAQRAHDVAAVLSAPKRRVAEEAVAPSGWVDDHPGLLDVLTGSDASAGLDTPDADEETLKSLRRALKKLDDHALALLDTPPSLNGLTRSAWRAADAVLVVSDASRFSVAAVDRTVREVRALRQAPRIVGIQVNRFTPRSGEQRFRYEELRALFGDLVLEPLPDRVSVPQSQGAGVPLHALRTRTARTLAGQFDSILDRVLAPA comes from the coding sequence GTGATCAGCCTCGCCGTCTGCAGCGCCAAGGGCGGGGTGGGCAAGACCTCCGTCGTCCTCGGGCTCGCCTCGGCCGCCCTCCACCGCGGCACCAGCGCCCTCGTCGTCGACCTGGACCCCCAGGCGGACGCCACGTCCGGCCTGGACGTGACGGCCCAGCGGGCCCACGACGTGGCCGCGGTCCTGTCGGCCCCCAAGCGCAGGGTCGCCGAGGAGGCCGTCGCGCCCAGCGGCTGGGTCGACGACCACCCCGGTCTGCTCGACGTGCTGACGGGCTCGGACGCCTCGGCCGGCCTGGACACCCCCGACGCGGACGAGGAGACGCTGAAGTCGTTGCGGCGCGCGCTGAAGAAGCTCGACGACCACGCGCTGGCCCTGCTCGACACCCCGCCCTCGCTCAACGGCCTGACGCGCTCGGCGTGGCGGGCGGCCGACGCCGTCCTCGTCGTCTCCGACGCCAGCCGGTTCTCCGTCGCCGCCGTGGACCGCACGGTGCGGGAGGTGCGCGCCCTGCGGCAGGCCCCCCGGATCGTCGGCATCCAGGTCAACCGCTTCACCCCGCGCTCGGGCGAGCAGAGGTTCCGGTACGAGGAGCTGCGGGCGCTGTTCGGCGACCTCGTCCTGGAGCCCCTGCCCGACCGGGTGTCGGTGCCGCAGTCGCAGGGCGCCGGCGTCCCCCTGCACGCGCTGAGGACCCGGACGGCCAGAACGCTTGCGGGGCAGTTCGACAGCATCCTGGACCGGGTGCTCGCCCCCGCGTGA
- a CDS encoding DUF2243 domain-containing protein, translated as MGVGLAGFLDETVFHQLLHWHHFYDRSTSTAGLVSDGWFHAGSWLAVVAGLFLFADLQRRRVTDRRRVVAGTLLGWGGFQLYDGLVQHKALGLHQIRYGVDLLAYDLVWNGAGLLAVLAGVVVLRRRRRVPGPPG; from the coding sequence ATGGGCGTCGGGCTCGCCGGCTTCCTCGACGAGACGGTGTTCCACCAGCTGCTGCACTGGCACCACTTCTACGACCGGTCCACCTCGACGGCCGGGCTCGTCTCCGACGGCTGGTTCCACGCCGGGAGCTGGCTGGCGGTCGTCGCGGGTCTGTTCTTGTTCGCCGACCTGCAGCGCCGCCGGGTCACCGACCGGCGGCGGGTGGTGGCGGGGACCCTCCTCGGCTGGGGAGGTTTCCAGCTGTACGACGGCCTGGTGCAGCACAAGGCGCTCGGGTTGCACCAGATCCGCTACGGCGTCGACCTGCTGGCCTACGACCTCGTCTGGAACGGCGCGGGCCTGCTGGCCGTGCTCGCCGGGGTCGTCGTCCTGCGCCGCCGGCGTCGCGTGCCCGGGCCGCCCGGGTGA
- the gcvP gene encoding aminomethyl-transferring glycine dehydrogenase, protein MSSPSVPATELPEFTPEPAALPFSARHIGPDAAAVARMLSVVGLDSLDDLVDRAVPAGIRDGVLDLPEALDETSVTAALRALAAKNRVVPSMIGLGYVGTRTPAVVRRNVLEDPAWYTAYTPYQPEISQGRLEALLNFQTAVTDLTGLAIANASLLDEGTAAAEAMTLARRTSKAPAGAVFAVDADVLPQTLAVLRTRALPLGLELAVVDLDAPEPLAGLDAVFGLLVQYPGASGKVRDLAPVVADAHARGAVAVAAADLLALTQLVAPGEFGADVAVGSSQRFGVPMGAGGPHAAYMAVRKGLERSLPGRLVGVSVDADGNPAYRLALQTREQHIRRDKATSNICTAQVLLAVMAGCYAVWHGPEGLRAIGAQVARRAAALAQTLRAGGVEVVHDAFFDTVLTRVPGRARAVVDAAVAAGVNLRFVDADHVGLTVDETTTDAHVAAALAGFGLDPAEVSAEPALPAALRRTSEYLTHPVFSQHRSETAMLRYLRRLSDADYALDRGAIPLGSCTMKLNATTELEPISWPEFADLHPYAPADQLAGTAELVADLERWLAEVTGYDAVSLQPNAGSQGEFAGLLAIRAYHVAQGHGERSVCLIPSSAHGTNAASAVMAGLKVVVVACDEAGNVDLDDLRAKVSEHAHDLAALMVTYPSTHGVYEESIREVCGLVHDAGGQVYVDGANLNALVGLARPGKFGADVSHLNLHKTFCIPHGGGGPGVGPVAVRSHLAPFLPSTAPDAGGVGMVSAAPYGSAGILPIPWAYLRLMGPDGLRAATVQAVLSANYVAARLSEAFPVLYRGPGGLVAHECILDLRPMTKATGVTVDDVAKRLVDHGFHAPTMSFPVVGTLMVEPTESEDLAELDRFCDAMLAIAAEVREIAEGRWAVEDSPLRHAPHTAAALVGDWDHPYSRTEAVYPNGMDPRAKYWPPVRRIDGAAGDRNLVCSCPPLSEYGQD, encoded by the coding sequence ATGTCCTCGCCGTCCGTCCCCGCCACCGAACTGCCCGAGTTCACCCCCGAACCGGCGGCCCTGCCGTTCAGCGCCCGCCACATCGGCCCGGACGCCGCGGCCGTGGCCCGGATGCTGTCCGTCGTGGGCCTGGACTCCCTCGACGACCTCGTGGACCGGGCCGTGCCCGCGGGGATCCGCGACGGCGTGCTCGACCTGCCCGAGGCGCTCGACGAGACGTCGGTGACGGCCGCGCTGCGCGCGCTGGCCGCGAAGAACCGCGTGGTCCCCTCGATGATCGGTCTCGGGTACGTCGGCACCCGCACCCCGGCCGTGGTGCGCCGCAACGTCCTGGAGGACCCGGCCTGGTACACGGCGTACACGCCGTACCAGCCGGAGATCTCCCAGGGGCGGCTGGAGGCCCTGCTGAACTTCCAGACCGCGGTCACCGACCTGACGGGCCTGGCGATCGCCAACGCCTCCCTGCTCGACGAGGGCACCGCCGCCGCCGAGGCCATGACGCTGGCGCGCCGGACGTCCAAGGCCCCCGCCGGTGCCGTCTTCGCCGTCGACGCCGACGTCCTGCCGCAGACCCTCGCGGTCCTGCGCACCCGTGCGCTGCCGCTGGGGCTGGAGCTGGCCGTCGTCGACCTCGACGCCCCCGAGCCGCTGGCCGGTCTGGACGCGGTCTTCGGCCTGCTCGTGCAGTACCCGGGCGCTTCGGGCAAGGTCCGCGACCTCGCGCCCGTCGTGGCCGACGCCCACGCCCGCGGGGCCGTCGCCGTGGCCGCCGCCGACCTGCTCGCGCTGACCCAGCTCGTCGCACCGGGCGAGTTCGGCGCCGACGTCGCCGTGGGCTCCAGCCAGCGCTTCGGCGTCCCGATGGGCGCCGGTGGTCCGCACGCGGCGTACATGGCCGTGCGCAAGGGCCTGGAGCGGTCCCTGCCCGGCCGGCTCGTCGGGGTCTCCGTCGACGCCGACGGCAACCCGGCCTACCGCCTGGCGCTGCAGACCCGCGAGCAGCACATCCGCCGCGACAAGGCCACCTCCAACATCTGCACCGCCCAGGTCCTGCTGGCCGTGATGGCCGGCTGCTACGCCGTCTGGCACGGCCCGGAGGGGTTGCGCGCCATCGGGGCCCAGGTCGCCCGCCGCGCCGCCGCGCTCGCGCAGACCCTGCGGGCGGGCGGCGTCGAGGTCGTCCACGACGCCTTCTTCGACACGGTCCTGACCCGGGTCCCGGGCCGGGCGCGCGCCGTCGTCGACGCCGCGGTGGCCGCCGGGGTGAACCTGCGGTTCGTCGACGCCGACCACGTCGGGCTCACGGTCGACGAGACGACCACCGACGCCCACGTCGCGGCGGCCCTGGCCGGGTTCGGCCTGGACCCCGCCGAGGTGAGCGCCGAACCCGCGCTGCCCGCGGCCCTGCGCCGCACGTCGGAGTACCTGACGCACCCAGTGTTCTCGCAGCACCGCTCCGAGACGGCGATGCTGCGCTACCTGCGCCGGCTGTCCGACGCCGACTACGCCCTGGACCGCGGGGCCATCCCGCTGGGCTCGTGCACGATGAAGCTCAACGCCACGACCGAGCTGGAGCCGATCTCCTGGCCCGAGTTCGCCGACCTGCACCCGTACGCCCCCGCCGACCAGCTCGCGGGGACGGCCGAGCTCGTCGCCGACCTCGAGCGCTGGCTCGCCGAGGTCACCGGCTACGACGCGGTCTCGCTGCAGCCCAACGCCGGTTCGCAGGGGGAGTTCGCCGGGCTGCTGGCCATCCGCGCCTACCACGTGGCCCAGGGCCACGGGGAGCGCTCGGTCTGCCTCATCCCCAGCTCCGCGCACGGCACGAACGCCGCCAGCGCCGTCATGGCCGGGCTGAAGGTCGTCGTCGTGGCCTGCGACGAGGCCGGCAACGTCGACCTGGACGACCTGCGCGCCAAGGTGTCCGAGCACGCCCACGACCTGGCCGCGCTCATGGTCACCTACCCCTCCACGCACGGGGTGTACGAGGAGTCGATCCGCGAGGTCTGCGGGCTCGTCCACGACGCCGGTGGGCAGGTCTACGTCGACGGCGCGAACCTCAACGCCCTCGTCGGCCTGGCCCGGCCCGGCAAGTTCGGCGCCGACGTCTCGCACCTGAACCTGCACAAGACGTTCTGCATCCCGCACGGCGGTGGCGGCCCCGGCGTCGGGCCCGTCGCGGTCCGCTCCCACCTCGCGCCGTTCCTGCCCTCCACCGCCCCCGACGCCGGCGGGGTGGGGATGGTCTCGGCCGCCCCGTACGGTTCGGCGGGGATCCTGCCGATCCCGTGGGCCTACCTGCGCCTCATGGGCCCCGACGGGCTGCGCGCCGCGACCGTCCAGGCCGTCCTGTCGGCCAACTACGTCGCGGCCCGGCTGTCCGAGGCGTTCCCCGTCCTGTACCGCGGGCCGGGCGGGCTCGTGGCCCACGAGTGCATCCTGGACCTGCGGCCGATGACCAAGGCCACGGGCGTCACGGTCGACGACGTCGCCAAGCGCCTCGTCGACCACGGGTTCCACGCCCCGACGATGTCGTTCCCCGTCGTGGGGACCCTCATGGTCGAACCGACCGAGAGCGAGGACCTCGCCGAGCTCGACCGGTTCTGCGACGCGATGCTCGCCATCGCCGCGGAGGTGCGCGAGATCGCCGAGGGCCGCTGGGCCGTGGAGGACTCCCCGCTGCGCCACGCCCCGCACACGGCCGCCGCGCTCGTGGGGGACTGGGACCACCCGTACTCGCGCACCGAGGCGGTCTACCCGAACGGCATGGACCCGCGGGCGAAGTACTGGCCGCCGGTGCGGCGCATCGACGGCGCCGCCGGGGACCGCAACCTCGTCTGCTCCTGCCCGCCGCTGAGCGAGTACGGGCAGGACTGA
- a CDS encoding MerR family transcriptional regulator, which yields MSSGDTVAGSRKVSRPARAQGLLFAEDLPDLDDEVGYRGQTACKAAGITYRQLDYWARTGLVEPSVRSASGSGSQRLYGFRDILVLKVVKRLLDTGVSLHQIRSAVTHLRERGVEDLAQITLMSDGASVYECTSADEVIDLVQGGQGVFGIAVGRVWREVEGELASLPSERPADREQPQEGQDPMVLADELSRRRAAREAG from the coding sequence GTGAGCAGTGGCGACACAGTCGCAGGGTCGCGGAAGGTGTCCCGACCCGCGCGTGCGCAGGGTCTGTTGTTCGCCGAGGACCTGCCGGACCTCGACGACGAGGTCGGCTACCGCGGGCAGACCGCGTGCAAGGCCGCCGGGATCACCTACCGCCAGCTCGACTACTGGGCCCGCACCGGCCTGGTCGAGCCCAGCGTGCGCAGTGCCTCCGGATCGGGGTCGCAGCGGCTCTACGGCTTCCGCGACATCCTGGTCCTGAAGGTCGTCAAGCGGCTCCTGGACACCGGCGTCTCGCTGCACCAGATCCGCTCGGCCGTGACCCACCTGCGCGAACGCGGTGTCGAGGACCTCGCGCAGATCACCCTCATGTCCGACGGGGCCAGCGTCTACGAGTGCACCTCGGCCGACGAGGTCATAGATCTCGTCCAGGGCGGTCAGGGCGTCTTCGGCATCGCCGTCGGCCGCGTGTGGCGCGAGGTCGAGGGTGAGCTCGCCTCGCTGCCCAGCGAACGCCCCGCCGACCGCGAGCAGCCCCAGGAGGGGCAGGACCCGATGGTCCTGGCCGACGAGCTGTCCCGCCGCCGCGCCGCCCGCGAAGCGGGCTGA
- a CDS encoding VanZ family protein — protein sequence MRRRPRAAAWLFAAALLPVVGLTLAPDGRGRRAEQWCQAGFTLPSLGSVELLANVALFVPAAVFGVLLLRRPVLVVLGGSALSAGVEAVQAAVPALGRSCTTDDWAMNTAGTVVGVLVGVAVGSLPVGVGRIRRRG from the coding sequence GTGCGCCGTCGCCCCCGGGCGGCGGCGTGGCTGTTCGCCGCTGCGCTGCTGCCCGTCGTGGGGCTGACCCTGGCCCCCGACGGGCGCGGGCGCCGCGCCGAGCAGTGGTGCCAGGCCGGCTTCACGCTGCCCTCCCTCGGCAGCGTCGAGCTGCTGGCCAACGTCGCGCTGTTCGTGCCCGCCGCGGTGTTCGGCGTCCTGCTGCTGCGCCGGCCCGTGCTCGTCGTCCTCGGCGGGTCGGCGCTGTCGGCGGGGGTCGAGGCCGTGCAGGCGGCCGTGCCCGCCCTGGGCCGTTCCTGCACGACCGACGACTGGGCCATGAACACCGCGGGCACGGTCGTGGGGGTCCTCGTCGGTGTCGCGGTCGGCTCCCTGCCGGTGGGCGTGGGTAGGATCCGCCGCAGGGGGTGA
- a CDS encoding FHA domain-containing protein: MSAPGSEPTGGPSDRPDEGTAPDRPAPERPVDSTMSFAGLAVPEVHEAADRGLTSDDTEAIEALPAGSALLVVRRGPNAGSRFLLDAERTSAGRHQTSDIFLDDVTVSRKHAEFLRAPDPATGPGFRVRDVGSLNGTYVNRERIDDVLLSAGDEVQIGKYRLEFHPSPRVAGRS; the protein is encoded by the coding sequence ATGTCTGCGCCGGGTTCCGAGCCGACCGGTGGGCCGAGCGACCGGCCGGACGAGGGGACCGCCCCGGACCGTCCCGCTCCCGAACGTCCCGTCGACTCCACGATGTCCTTCGCCGGGCTCGCCGTCCCGGAGGTCCACGAGGCCGCCGACCGCGGGCTGACCAGCGACGACACCGAGGCCATCGAGGCGCTGCCCGCCGGGTCGGCGCTGCTCGTGGTCCGTCGCGGGCCGAACGCCGGGTCGCGCTTCCTGCTCGACGCCGAGCGGACCTCCGCGGGGCGGCACCAGACGAGCGACATCTTCCTCGACGACGTCACGGTCTCGCGCAAGCACGCTGAGTTCCTGCGCGCGCCCGACCCGGCGACGGGCCCGGGGTTCCGGGTGCGCGACGTCGGCAGCCTCAACGGCACGTACGTCAACCGCGAGCGCATCGACGACGTCCTGCTGAGCGCGGGCGACGAGGTGCAGATCGGCAAGTACCGCCTGGAGTTCCACCCCAGCCCCCGCGTGGCGGGCCGCTCGTGA
- a CDS encoding bifunctional nuclease family protein: protein MRALDVIGVRVEMPSNNPIVLLRERDGDRYLPIWIGAPEASAIAFAQQGVVPPRPLTHDLLKDVIEAVGRRLEEVRIVAVKDNVYYAELAFDGGLTVSSRTSDAIALALRVGCPIVSAEGVLDSGGVPVPDEDEDEVEKFREFLDHISPEDFESGAGEQ from the coding sequence GTGCGTGCGCTCGATGTCATCGGCGTCAGGGTCGAGATGCCTTCCAACAACCCGATCGTGCTGCTGCGCGAGCGCGACGGCGACCGGTACCTGCCGATCTGGATCGGTGCCCCGGAAGCCAGCGCCATCGCCTTCGCCCAGCAGGGGGTCGTGCCGCCCCGGCCGCTGACCCACGACCTGCTCAAGGACGTCATCGAGGCCGTCGGCCGCCGCCTCGAGGAGGTGCGGATCGTCGCGGTCAAGGACAACGTCTACTACGCCGAACTCGCCTTCGACGGGGGCCTGACGGTCAGCTCGCGCACGTCGGACGCCATCGCGCTCGCCCTGCGGGTCGGGTGCCCGATCGTCAGCGCCGAAGGCGTCCTGGACTCGGGCGGCGTCCCGGTCCCCGACGAGGACGAGGACGAGGTCGAGAAGTTCCGCGAGTTCCTCGACCACATCTCGCCCGAGGACTTCGAGTCCGGGGCGGGAGAGCAGTAG
- a CDS encoding NfeD family protein, producing MEFLDALLDRSWLIWIAAALVLGILEITAIDLVFAMLAGGALAGALADAAGLGFVGQVLVAAVVAALLIGTIRPILLRRLRMPPSGTTNTPALIGRPAMVLAEVTARGGQVKLVGETWSARSTGAVFDVGEDVVVTAIDGATAVVGPLPEPPAPPAPTQIPEP from the coding sequence ATGGAGTTCCTGGACGCGCTGCTGGACCGCAGCTGGCTCATCTGGATCGCCGCCGCGCTGGTCCTGGGGATCCTCGAGATCACCGCGATCGACCTCGTCTTCGCCATGCTGGCCGGCGGGGCGCTCGCCGGCGCCCTCGCCGACGCCGCGGGGCTGGGTTTCGTCGGGCAGGTGCTCGTGGCGGCCGTCGTGGCCGCCCTGCTCATCGGCACCATCCGGCCGATCCTGCTGCGCCGGTTGCGGATGCCGCCGAGCGGCACGACGAACACCCCGGCGCTCATCGGGCGCCCGGCGATGGTGCTGGCCGAGGTCACCGCGCGCGGTGGGCAGGTCAAGCTCGTGGGCGAGACGTGGTCGGCCCGCTCGACCGGGGCGGTCTTCGACGTCGGCGAGGACGTCGTGGTCACCGCCATCGACGGCGCCACGGCCGTGGTCGGCCCCCTGCCGGAACCTCCCGCACCACCCGCCCCGACGCAGATCCCGGAGCCCTGA
- a CDS encoding SPFH domain-containing protein — protein MDNVVTLVVLVLVILFVVTVIIRTIRIVPQATAVIVERLGRYSRTLEAGLHFLVPFIDKVRANVDLREQVVSFPPQPVITSDNLVVSIDTVIYYQPTDPKSATYEIANYIQGIEQLTVTTLRNVIGSLDLEQTLTSRDQINGQLRGVLDEATGRWGIRVNRVELKAIDPPASVQDSMEKQMRAERDRRAAILNAEGLKQSQILTAEGEKQSSILRAEGSAQAAILRSQGEAKAITQVFDAIHRGDPDPKLLAYQYLQTLPQIARGDANKVWIVPSELNDALKGFGSMFNSFQNDGPGAGRTERPAPEQHDTGLPDVVLEDPAEALKRAREEAAGATRDAEGATRLGKVDVPADTSTDTSTDTPADQPAAAPTDEPNR, from the coding sequence ATGGACAACGTCGTGACCCTCGTCGTGCTGGTGCTCGTCATCCTGTTCGTGGTGACGGTCATCATCCGCACGATCCGCATCGTGCCGCAGGCCACGGCGGTGATCGTCGAACGGCTGGGGCGGTACTCGCGGACGCTGGAGGCCGGGCTGCACTTCCTCGTCCCCTTCATCGACAAGGTCCGCGCCAACGTCGACCTGCGCGAGCAGGTCGTCTCGTTCCCGCCGCAGCCGGTCATCACCTCCGACAACCTCGTGGTGAGCATCGACACCGTCATCTACTACCAGCCGACCGACCCGAAGTCGGCGACGTACGAGATCGCCAACTACATCCAGGGCATCGAGCAGCTCACCGTCACGACCCTGCGCAACGTCATCGGGTCCCTGGACCTCGAGCAGACCCTGACCAGCCGTGACCAGATCAACGGCCAGCTGCGCGGGGTGCTCGACGAGGCCACCGGCCGCTGGGGCATCCGCGTGAACCGCGTGGAGCTCAAGGCGATCGACCCGCCGGCCAGCGTCCAGGACTCCATGGAGAAGCAGATGCGCGCCGAACGCGACCGGCGCGCGGCGATCCTGAACGCCGAGGGGCTCAAGCAGTCGCAGATCCTGACGGCCGAGGGCGAGAAGCAGTCCTCGATCCTGCGGGCCGAGGGGTCGGCCCAGGCCGCGATCCTGCGCTCGCAGGGTGAGGCGAAGGCCATCACCCAGGTGTTCGACGCGATCCACCGCGGCGACCCTGACCCGAAGCTGCTGGCCTACCAGTACCTGCAGACGCTGCCGCAGATCGCCCGCGGCGACGCGAACAAGGTCTGGATCGTGCCGAGCGAGCTCAACGACGCGCTCAAGGGTTTCGGCTCGATGTTCAACTCCTTCCAGAACGACGGTCCCGGGGCGGGCAGGACCGAGCGCCCCGCTCCCGAGCAGCACGACACGGGTCTGCCCGACGTGGTGCTGGAGGACCCCGCCGAGGCGCTCAAGCGGGCCCGGGAGGAGGCCGCCGGGGCGACGCGCGACGCCGAGGGCGCCACCCGCCTGGGCAAGGTCGACGTTCCCGCCGACACCTCCACCGACACCTCCACCGACACCCCCGCCGACCAGCCGGCCGCCGCCCCGACCGACGAGCCGAACCGCTGA
- a CDS encoding cytochrome c oxidase assembly protein produces the protein MIPGALLLAAAAGLTACYLVAEQRLHARGDRWPVRRTAAATGCAAALAAAGLWPARSATDEVAVHLLVTMAAPLLLALSAPVGLTLRVLPPGPRRALVGALHHPWSRAVTWWPVATVLEAAGPWLFYLAPVPHALHPALMVHMVLAGWLFATVVAGPDPVRGRPGVRTCLLALLVVFAVHGTVAKLWFAAGAGAAAQVLAYGGDVVEVATAVAVCARWYRRVTPRPSRAPRTLPGRAPG, from the coding sequence GTGATCCCCGGCGCCCTGCTGCTGGCCGCCGCGGCCGGGCTGACCGCCTGCTACCTGGTGGCCGAGCAGCGGCTGCACGCCCGCGGCGACCGCTGGCCCGTGCGGCGGACGGCGGCCGCGACCGGGTGCGCCGCCGCGCTGGCCGCCGCCGGGCTGTGGCCAGCGCGCTCGGCCACCGACGAGGTCGCGGTGCACCTGCTGGTGACGATGGCGGCCCCGCTGCTGTTGGCCCTGTCGGCGCCGGTGGGCCTGACCCTGCGGGTGCTGCCCCCGGGTCCGCGCCGGGCCCTGGTGGGGGCGCTGCACCACCCGTGGTCGCGGGCGGTGACGTGGTGGCCGGTCGCGACGGTGCTGGAGGCCGCCGGGCCGTGGCTGTTCTACCTGGCGCCCGTCCCGCACGCCCTGCACCCGGCGCTGATGGTCCACATGGTGCTGGCCGGGTGGCTGTTCGCGACCGTCGTCGCCGGACCCGACCCCGTGCGCGGGCGGCCGGGCGTGCGGACGTGCCTGCTGGCGCTGCTCGTCGTCTTCGCCGTCCACGGGACCGTCGCCAAGCTGTGGTTCGCCGCCGGGGCGGGCGCGGCCGCGCAGGTGCTCGCGTACGGCGGGGACGTCGTGGAGGTCGCGACGGCCGTCGCGGTGTGCGCGCGCTGGTACCGCCGCGTCACGCCCAGACCGTCGCGTGCGCCGCGAACCCTGCCGGGTCGTGCACCGGGATGA
- a CDS encoding VOC family protein, whose protein sequence is MHRSRFSTLLIDVPAADAPSAAGFWSQALGTGTEPEPGEPQFVSLPGAFPGLVVAVQALQDGEPRFHVDVETDDVDAEVRRLVGLGVVEVSAWQGCRTLRAPGGHLLCVIPVHDPAGFAAHATVWA, encoded by the coding sequence GTGCACCGCAGCCGGTTCTCGACGCTGCTGATCGACGTCCCCGCCGCCGACGCCCCGTCGGCGGCGGGTTTCTGGTCGCAGGCGCTGGGCACCGGCACGGAACCCGAACCCGGCGAACCGCAGTTCGTCTCCCTGCCCGGAGCGTTCCCCGGGCTGGTGGTCGCCGTCCAGGCGCTGCAGGACGGCGAGCCCCGCTTCCACGTCGACGTGGAGACCGACGACGTCGACGCCGAGGTGCGGCGGCTGGTGGGACTGGGGGTCGTCGAGGTGTCGGCCTGGCAGGGGTGCCGCACGCTGCGGGCGCCCGGGGGTCACCTGCTGTGCGTCATCCCGGTGCACGACCCGGCAGGGTTCGCGGCGCACGCGACGGTCTGGGCGTGA
- a CDS encoding MBL fold metallo-hydrolase, with amino-acid sequence MDSPDPVDADTLSLTFIGTATVLLRWGDLTLLTDPNFLHRGQFAYLGKGLVSRRLTDPALAVDRLPPLSGIVLSHLHGDHFDRVARRGLDHDVPVLTTRHAERRLVRRYGFEDVSGLRTWESRVLVAGGDQVRVTAAPGRHAPGLAQALLPPVMGSVLEFGPVGGPVRRRVYVSGDTLNVPELREVPHRFPDVDLAVLHLGGTTLPGGLVVTLDGVGGADLLELVRPRRAVPVHVDDYGVFRSPLGDFTAEVARRGLDSVVRVVARGETARF; translated from the coding sequence GTGGACTCCCCGGACCCCGTCGACGCCGACACCCTGTCCCTGACGTTCATCGGCACCGCGACGGTCCTGCTGCGCTGGGGGGACCTGACGCTGCTGACCGACCCGAACTTCCTGCACCGGGGGCAGTTCGCCTACCTGGGCAAGGGCCTGGTGTCGCGGCGGCTGACCGACCCCGCCCTCGCGGTGGACCGGCTCCCACCCCTGTCCGGGATCGTGCTGTCCCACCTGCACGGCGACCACTTCGACCGGGTCGCCCGCCGCGGCCTCGACCACGACGTGCCGGTCCTGACCACGCGGCACGCCGAGCGGCGGCTCGTGCGCCGGTACGGGTTCGAGGACGTCAGCGGGTTGCGGACCTGGGAGTCGCGGGTCCTGGTCGCCGGGGGCGACCAGGTGCGCGTGACGGCCGCACCCGGCCGGCACGCCCCCGGGCTCGCGCAGGCGCTGCTGCCACCCGTCATGGGCAGCGTCCTGGAGTTCGGGCCCGTGGGCGGCCCCGTGCGGCGCCGGGTCTACGTCTCGGGGGACACGCTCAACGTGCCGGAGCTGCGCGAGGTCCCGCACCGGTTCCCGGACGTGGACCTCGCCGTCCTGCACCTGGGCGGGACCACGCTGCCCGGTGGTCTGGTCGTCACCCTGGACGGCGTCGGCGGCGCCGACCTGCTCGAACTCGTCCGTCCCCGGCGGGCCGTCCCGGTCCACGTCGACGACTACGGCGTCTTCCGCTCGCCCTTGGGCGACTTCACCGCCGAGGTCGCGCGCCGGGGCCTGGACAGCGTCGTCCGGGTCGTGGCGCGGGGGGAGACCGCCCGGTTCTGA